In Agrobacterium tumefaciens, a single genomic region encodes these proteins:
- a CDS encoding siderophore-interacting protein has protein sequence MPVSLLSAETSVSLPDPLSIVNAFEDHFSEHMEMERDGSTVRFKTEYGHGSFSAEGGRFAARVNCVSEHILTSVKAMVAEHIAEFSGEAGLDFRWSGHGAEQRELPNLFRGKVARAYNLTPHMRRLVVSVESGIDRLMTGGMHVRLLLVPDQARAPVWPYLAPTGAIIWPAGDDLLTRRVYTIRSGDIARGEVNIDFVMHEGNHMPGATFGATAKPGDVLGIVGPSGVCPEADRYVFAGDETALPVMLRMAAEMPAGKTLSVYAEIDDEAERQEVVCAADVEWTWLYRRGKPAGTSGLIEKALRDHAWSADHEGLHVFAACEKSEARAVKSFLTDEIGFPKASLRAVGYWTMGVADDH, from the coding sequence ATGCCCGTGTCTCTTCTGTCTGCAGAAACCTCCGTTTCGCTGCCCGACCCGCTGTCGATCGTCAATGCTTTCGAGGATCATTTCTCCGAGCATATGGAGATGGAGCGCGACGGGTCGACGGTACGGTTCAAGACGGAATATGGCCATGGCAGCTTCAGCGCCGAGGGCGGCCGTTTCGCCGCGCGGGTGAACTGCGTTTCCGAACATATATTGACGTCGGTCAAGGCCATGGTGGCCGAGCATATTGCCGAGTTTTCCGGCGAGGCGGGGCTGGATTTCCGCTGGAGCGGCCATGGCGCGGAACAGCGTGAGCTGCCCAATCTTTTCCGCGGCAAGGTCGCGCGTGCCTATAATCTCACGCCGCATATGCGCCGGCTGGTCGTGTCAGTCGAAAGCGGCATCGACAGGCTGATGACAGGTGGAATGCATGTGCGCCTGCTGCTGGTGCCGGATCAGGCCCGCGCGCCGGTCTGGCCCTATCTCGCACCCACCGGCGCGATCATATGGCCGGCGGGCGACGATCTCCTGACGCGGCGTGTCTATACCATCCGTTCCGGCGATATCGCCCGCGGCGAAGTCAATATCGATTTCGTCATGCATGAGGGTAACCATATGCCGGGTGCCACCTTCGGCGCGACGGCCAAGCCGGGCGATGTTCTCGGCATCGTCGGCCCGAGCGGTGTCTGCCCGGAAGCCGACCGTTATGTCTTTGCCGGGGACGAGACCGCGCTGCCGGTGATGCTGCGTATGGCAGCCGAAATGCCTGCCGGCAAGACACTCAGCGTCTATGCCGAAATTGACGACGAGGCCGAGCGGCAGGAGGTAGTCTGCGCAGCCGATGTCGAATGGACGTGGCTCTATCGACGCGGCAAGCCAGCCGGCACTTCCGGCCTCATTGAAAAGGCGCTGCGCGATCACGCCTGGAGCGCGGATCATGAGGGCCTGCATGTCTTTGCCGCCTGCGAAAAATCTGAGGCGAGAGCGGTAAAATCCTTCCTGACCGACGAAATCGGTTTCCCGAAGGCGTCCCTGCGTGCCGTGGGTTACTGGACCATGGGCGTTGCCGACGACCATTGA
- a CDS encoding alpha/beta hydrolase, translated as MTKDSYFHKSRAGAAGAPLFVLLHGTGGDEDQFFDFGARLLPQATIISPVGDVSEHGAARFFRRTGEGVYDMADLQRATGKMADFVKANREHYQAGPAIGLGFSNGANILANVLIEQPELFDAAVLMHPLIPFEPKISPAKPTRRVLITAGERDPICPVPLTKALEESLKSQGGTVETMWHPGGHEIRSGEIDAVRGFLAGYVE; from the coding sequence ATGACCAAAGACAGCTATTTCCACAAATCCCGCGCCGGCGCGGCGGGCGCACCGCTTTTCGTTCTGCTGCACGGCACCGGCGGCGATGAGGACCAGTTCTTCGATTTCGGCGCGCGTCTGCTGCCGCAGGCCACCATCATCTCGCCGGTCGGCGATGTCTCCGAACATGGTGCGGCGCGTTTCTTCCGGCGCACGGGCGAGGGCGTTTACGACATGGCTGATCTTCAGCGGGCAACCGGCAAGATGGCGGATTTCGTCAAGGCGAACCGGGAACATTATCAGGCCGGGCCGGCCATCGGCCTCGGTTTTTCCAACGGCGCGAATATACTCGCCAATGTGCTGATCGAACAGCCGGAGCTTTTTGATGCGGCGGTGCTGATGCATCCGCTCATCCCATTCGAGCCGAAGATTTCCCCGGCAAAACCCACGCGCCGGGTGCTCATCACGGCCGGCGAGCGCGATCCGATCTGCCCCGTGCCGTTGACGAAGGCGCTGGAAGAGAGCCTGAAATCTCAGGGCGGCACGGTGGAAACCATGTGGCACCCGGGCGGGCATGAAATCCGTTCCGGCGAGATCGATGCGGTCAGGGGTTTTCTGGCGGGCTATGTGGAGTAG
- the rpoH gene encoding RNA polymerase sigma factor RpoH, with product MARNSLPTITAGEAGLNRYLDDIRKFPMLEPQEEYMLGKRYAEHGDRDAAHKLVTSHLRLVAKIAMGYRGYGLPIGEVVSEGNVGLMQAVKKFDPERGFRLATYAMWWIKASIQEYILRSWSLVKMGTTANQKRLFFNLRRLKGRIQAIDDGDLKPEHVKEIATKLQVSEEEVISMNRRLHGDASLNAPIKASEGESGQWQDWLVDDHESQEAVLIEQDELETRRRMLAKAMGVLNERERRIFEARRLAEDPVTLEELSSEFDISRERVRQIEVRAFEKVQEAVQKEALEAARALRVVDA from the coding sequence ATGGCCCGCAATAGTTTGCCTACGATTACGGCTGGTGAAGCCGGTCTCAATAGATATCTCGACGACATCCGTAAATTTCCGATGCTGGAGCCGCAGGAAGAGTATATGCTTGGCAAGCGTTATGCCGAGCATGGCGACCGCGACGCCGCGCACAAGCTCGTCACCAGCCATCTGCGTCTCGTCGCCAAGATCGCCATGGGTTACCGCGGTTACGGCCTGCCGATCGGCGAAGTCGTCTCCGAAGGCAATGTCGGCCTGATGCAGGCGGTGAAGAAGTTCGATCCGGAACGCGGTTTCCGTCTGGCCACCTATGCCATGTGGTGGATCAAGGCCTCGATCCAGGAATATATCCTGCGTTCGTGGTCACTGGTGAAGATGGGTACGACGGCCAACCAGAAACGCCTGTTCTTTAACCTGCGCCGGCTGAAAGGCCGCATCCAGGCGATCGATGACGGCGATCTGAAGCCGGAACACGTCAAGGAAATCGCTACCAAGCTGCAGGTGTCGGAAGAAGAAGTCATCTCGATGAACCGCCGCCTGCATGGCGACGCATCGCTGAATGCGCCGATCAAGGCGTCCGAAGGCGAGTCCGGCCAATGGCAGGACTGGCTGGTGGATGACCATGAGAGCCAGGAAGCCGTGCTGATCGAACAGGACGAGCTGGAAACGCGTCGCCGCATGCTGGCCAAGGCCATGGGCGTGCTGAACGAGCGCGAACGCCGCATCTTCGAGGCCCGCCGCCTCGCCGAAGATCCGGTGACGCTGGAAGAACTCTCCTCCGAGTTCGACATCAGCCGCGAACGCGTGCGCCAGATCGAGGTTCGCGCCTTCGAGAAGGTTCAGGAAGCGGTGCAGAAGGAAGCGCTGGAAGCTGCGCGCGCATTGCGCGTGGTGGATGCGTAA
- a CDS encoding DUF1134 domain-containing protein, with protein MTMRLTKTRTIARLGLGKIVALLASLLMWVTPAFAQTSDQYSIQEVVDAGHGFFGETTGGLAKVVERAFQQYGLPNGYILGQEGSGAFVAGLTYGEGTLYTKNAGQHPVFWQGPSLGLDYGGQGTRAMMLVYNLPSVDALYRRYGGVSGSAFIVAGVGMTYLKSSDVTLAPIRTGIGARLGINVGYLKLTQQPTWNPF; from the coding sequence ATGACGATGCGCCTTACGAAAACCCGCACCATTGCACGCCTCGGACTGGGAAAGATTGTCGCGCTCCTTGCGAGCCTCTTGATGTGGGTCACACCGGCCTTTGCCCAGACCAGCGATCAATATTCTATCCAGGAAGTCGTGGATGCAGGCCACGGATTCTTCGGTGAAACCACCGGCGGCCTTGCCAAGGTGGTGGAGCGCGCCTTCCAGCAATACGGTCTTCCGAACGGTTACATTCTCGGCCAGGAAGGCTCCGGCGCCTTCGTTGCCGGCCTCACCTATGGTGAAGGTACGCTTTACACCAAGAATGCCGGCCAGCACCCGGTCTTCTGGCAGGGCCCCTCGCTCGGGCTGGACTATGGCGGCCAGGGCACCCGCGCCATGATGCTGGTCTATAATCTTCCCTCCGTCGATGCACTTTACCGCCGTTATGGCGGCGTCAGCGGTTCCGCCTTCATCGTCGCCGGCGTCGGCATGACCTATCTGAAGAGTAGCGATGTGACGCTCGCCCCCATCCGCACCGGCATCGGCGCACGCCTCGGCATCAATGTCGGTTACCTGAAGCTCACCCAGCAGCCGACCTGGAACCCCTTCTGA
- a CDS encoding adenylosuccinate synthase has translation MTNVVVVGSQWGDEGKGKIVDWLSERADVVVRYQGGHNAGHTLVIDGVSYKLSLLPSGVVRPGKLAVIGNGVVVDPHALIAEIGRLEAQGVKVTPENLRIADNATLILSLHRELDGMREDAASNSGTKIGTTRRGIGPAYEDKVGRRAIRVMDLADMEALSAKVDRILTHHNALRRGFGATEVSHETIMEELGSIAERILPFSETVWLLLDKKRRAGARILFEGAQGSLLDIDHGTYPYVTSSNTVAGQAAAGSGMGPGSLGYILGITKAYTTRVGEGPFPTELHDEIGQFLGEKGHEFGTVTGRKRRCGWFDAALVRQSVATNGITGIALTKLDVLDGLDELKICVGYKLDGQEIDHLPASQGAQARVEPIYVTLEGWKESTVGARKWADLPAQAIKYVRQVEELIGAPVALLSTSPERDDTILVTDPFED, from the coding sequence ATGACGAATGTTGTGGTGGTCGGCTCGCAATGGGGCGATGAGGGCAAAGGCAAGATTGTCGACTGGCTGTCCGAGCGGGCAGATGTCGTCGTGCGGTATCAGGGCGGCCATAATGCCGGCCACACACTTGTCATCGATGGCGTCAGCTACAAGCTTTCGCTTCTGCCGTCCGGCGTCGTGCGTCCCGGCAAGCTCGCTGTCATCGGCAATGGCGTCGTGGTCGATCCGCATGCGCTGATTGCTGAAATCGGCCGTCTGGAAGCGCAGGGCGTCAAGGTCACGCCGGAAAACCTGCGCATCGCCGACAATGCCACACTCATTCTTTCGCTGCACCGTGAACTGGACGGCATGCGCGAAGACGCCGCCTCCAACAGCGGCACCAAGATCGGCACCACCCGCCGCGGCATCGGCCCGGCCTATGAAGACAAGGTCGGCCGCCGCGCCATCCGCGTTATGGATCTTGCCGACATGGAGGCGCTTTCCGCCAAGGTCGATCGCATCCTTACCCATCACAATGCGCTTCGTCGCGGTTTCGGCGCGACCGAAGTCTCGCATGAAACCATCATGGAAGAGCTGGGCTCGATTGCCGAGCGCATCCTGCCGTTCAGCGAAACCGTCTGGCTGCTGCTCGACAAGAAGCGCCGCGCCGGTGCGCGCATCCTGTTTGAGGGCGCTCAGGGCTCACTGCTCGATATCGACCACGGCACCTATCCCTACGTGACCTCATCCAACACGGTTGCCGGCCAGGCCGCTGCCGGTTCGGGCATGGGTCCGGGATCGCTCGGTTATATTCTCGGCATCACCAAGGCTTACACCACCCGCGTGGGTGAAGGTCCGTTCCCGACCGAGTTGCATGACGAGATCGGCCAGTTCCTGGGCGAAAAAGGTCATGAATTCGGCACCGTCACCGGCCGCAAGCGCCGTTGCGGCTGGTTCGATGCCGCGCTGGTGCGCCAGTCGGTCGCCACCAATGGTATTACAGGCATTGCGCTGACCAAGCTTGACGTGCTTGACGGCCTCGACGAGCTGAAAATCTGCGTCGGCTACAAGCTCGACGGTCAGGAAATCGACCATCTTCCGGCAAGCCAGGGTGCGCAGGCGCGGGTCGAGCCGATCTACGTCACGTTGGAAGGCTGGAAAGAATCGACAGTCGGTGCCCGAAAATGGGCGGATTTGCCTGCTCAGGCAATCAAATATGTCCGTCAGGTCGAGGAATTGATCGGGGCGCCTGTCGCGCTTCTGTCGACAAGTCCGGAGCGTGACGACACCATACTTGTGACTGATCCGTTTGAGGACTAA
- a CDS encoding class I SAM-dependent methyltransferase encodes MNIEDRRFIFQDLRSVEGYIDPPDALVFKALLQAQTKGGLGGGMAEIGVYYGRSYFLLRKFAQSQEKVLGVDLFDLDPPEDGSLDQYERLMENGRRLGFPMDEDLIIKGDSTRLAPAEITSRIGPARFFSIDGGHHLHHILADAKLAMEVIAPHGVIVFDDTFNPAWPEVTVGVADFLRTHGHSLVCFGMTKYKTYVCRREFYATYAAAIAADPDLQALGHVETQFLGSKVVRLHNPMRRRVMYELMVRSGLGGFSERIYRSKVKQVKEGVTGT; translated from the coding sequence ATGAATATCGAAGACCGCCGGTTTATATTCCAGGATCTGCGCAGCGTCGAAGGCTATATCGACCCGCCCGATGCGCTTGTCTTCAAGGCCTTGCTGCAGGCGCAGACCAAAGGCGGCCTCGGCGGCGGCATGGCGGAAATCGGCGTTTATTATGGCCGCTCCTATTTCCTGTTGCGGAAATTCGCGCAGAGCCAAGAAAAGGTGCTGGGCGTCGATCTTTTCGATCTTGATCCGCCCGAAGACGGCAGCCTCGACCAATATGAGCGCCTGATGGAAAACGGCCGGCGGCTGGGGTTTCCGATGGATGAGGACCTCATCATCAAAGGCGACAGCACGCGGCTCGCGCCTGCCGAGATCACCTCGCGCATTGGCCCGGCGCGTTTCTTCAGCATCGATGGCGGCCACCATCTGCATCATATACTGGCCGATGCGAAGCTGGCGATGGAGGTGATCGCGCCGCACGGCGTTATCGTGTTCGACGATACCTTCAATCCCGCCTGGCCGGAGGTGACCGTCGGCGTCGCCGATTTCCTGCGCACGCATGGCCACAGCCTCGTCTGTTTCGGCATGACGAAATACAAGACCTATGTCTGCCGCCGGGAATTTTATGCCACCTATGCAGCCGCGATCGCCGCCGATCCCGATCTACAGGCACTCGGCCATGTCGAGACGCAGTTCCTCGGCTCGAAGGTGGTGCGTCTGCACAATCCCATGCGCCGGCGGGTGATGTATGAGCTTATGGTGCGCTCCGGTCTTGGCGGTTTTTCGGAACGAATCTATCGTTCGAAAGTTAAACAGGTCAAGGAAGGTGTCACCGGAACATAA
- a CDS encoding transglycosylase SLT domain-containing protein, which yields MRGVSAVVFLMLVLAGCATAPSQVTNACAIFEQRNGIFNNWRRDAKAAEREFGVPVPVMMATIYTESAFRPYARPPRTKLLGFIPWTRQSTAYGYAQALDGTWSVYQRETGRWSASRTDFTDAIHFVGWYHAKSRRENGIALNDPYNLYLAYYSGHAGYAKGSWRNNAAVQKAARRSANMAMRYEAQLQQCGYR from the coding sequence ATGCGTGGCGTATCTGCCGTTGTTTTCCTGATGCTCGTCCTGGCAGGCTGCGCCACCGCACCGTCACAGGTCACCAATGCCTGTGCGATCTTCGAGCAGCGGAACGGCATCTTCAACAACTGGCGGCGCGATGCAAAAGCCGCCGAGCGCGAATTCGGCGTGCCCGTGCCCGTCATGATGGCGACGATCTATACCGAATCCGCCTTTCGCCCCTATGCCCGGCCGCCGCGCACCAAGCTTCTCGGCTTCATTCCCTGGACACGCCAGTCGACCGCTTATGGTTATGCGCAGGCGCTTGACGGCACATGGAGTGTTTACCAGCGTGAAACCGGCCGCTGGTCGGCAAGCCGCACCGATTTCACCGATGCGATCCATTTCGTCGGCTGGTACCACGCCAAGAGCCGGCGCGAAAACGGCATTGCGCTGAACGACCCCTACAATCTCTACCTCGCTTATTATTCCGGCCATGCCGGCTATGCGAAAGGCAGCTGGCGCAACAATGCCGCAGTCCAAAAGGCCGCCCGCCGTTCCGCCAACATGGCGATGCGTTACGAGGCACAGTTGCAGCAATGCGGATATCGCTGA
- a CDS encoding RluA family pseudouridine synthase has product MNDPFKQGGDARKVLIAGEDAEGRLDVWLVGEVGSDLSRSRLKALIEQGAVLLNGKPVTEPKKKVHPGDRIEIVMPEPEDPVPQGEDIPLDVEYEDEDLIVLVKPAGLVVHPGAGNWTGTLVNALIHHCGDSLSGIGGVKRPGIVHRLDKETSGVMVVAKNDNAHRHLAAQFADHGRTGPLERAYKAVVWGRPRTLRGTIDAALGRGADRTKRAVKNEDSFDAREAITHYEVMERFQEKPDASCLASMVECRLETGRTHQIRVHMAHIGHPLIGDPEYGAAFRTKANLLEEPARSTVSRFPRQALHAYLLAFEHPRTGEVMEFETDMPEDMEELLTALRS; this is encoded by the coding sequence ATGAACGACCCCTTTAAACAAGGCGGAGACGCAAGGAAAGTCCTGATTGCCGGGGAAGACGCCGAAGGCCGCCTCGATGTGTGGCTGGTGGGCGAAGTCGGCAGCGATCTGTCGCGCAGCCGCCTGAAGGCGCTGATCGAGCAGGGCGCGGTTCTCCTCAACGGCAAACCCGTGACCGAACCGAAAAAGAAGGTGCATCCGGGCGATCGCATCGAGATCGTCATGCCGGAGCCGGAAGACCCCGTGCCGCAGGGCGAGGATATTCCGCTCGACGTGGAATATGAGGATGAGGACCTGATCGTGCTCGTCAAGCCCGCCGGTCTCGTCGTGCATCCGGGCGCCGGCAACTGGACGGGAACGCTGGTCAACGCCCTCATCCACCATTGCGGCGACAGCCTGTCCGGCATTGGCGGCGTCAAGCGGCCGGGCATCGTGCACCGGCTGGACAAGGAAACGTCTGGTGTCATGGTCGTGGCGAAGAACGACAATGCCCACCGCCATCTCGCCGCGCAATTTGCTGATCATGGCCGCACCGGCCCGCTGGAACGCGCCTATAAGGCCGTTGTCTGGGGCCGCCCGCGTACCCTGCGCGGCACCATCGATGCCGCCCTCGGGCGCGGCGCCGACCGCACCAAGCGCGCCGTCAAGAATGAGGATTCGTTCGATGCTCGCGAGGCGATCACCCATTACGAGGTGATGGAACGCTTCCAGGAAAAGCCTGACGCCTCCTGCCTCGCCTCCATGGTGGAGTGCCGTCTGGAAACGGGCCGCACGCATCAGATTCGCGTGCACATGGCCCATATCGGTCATCCGCTGATCGGCGATCCCGAATATGGCGCTGCCTTCCGCACCAAGGCGAACCTGCTGGAAGAACCGGCCAGAAGCACCGTCAGCCGCTTTCCGCGCCAGGCGCTGCACGCCTATCTTCTGGCCTTCGAACATCCGCGCACCGGCGAGGTGATGGAGTTCGAAACCGACATGCCTGAAGACATGGAAGAGTTGCTGACGGCCCTGCGCAGCTGA
- a CDS encoding DMT family transporter, translating to MPSKAYIALIIATLCWGGNTVAGKLAVGHISPMAFTFLRWVLAVAIIFAISVPQLIKDWPVVKQRLPYFFVLGSVGYTAFNVFLYTALQHTSAINAAVIQAGIPMVIFVLNFILFRTRVLFGQIAGFCLTISGVALLASHGDPVSLLQLEMNAGDAIMLLAVLVYAVYTVILRWKPAVDWRTLMAIPAFFALLTSVPLVFFEMSRESLIWPDQKGWVLVVYAGIFASLIAQILYIKGVEQIGANRAGLFINLVPVFGTLLSVLVLSETLHTYQIAALFMALAGIAVAERKKSPAS from the coding sequence GTGCCCTCGAAAGCCTATATCGCCCTCATCATCGCCACGCTCTGCTGGGGTGGCAACACCGTTGCCGGCAAGCTGGCCGTCGGCCACATCAGCCCCATGGCCTTCACCTTCCTGCGCTGGGTCCTCGCCGTCGCCATCATCTTCGCCATTTCCGTGCCGCAACTGATCAAGGATTGGCCAGTGGTGAAACAGCGCCTGCCCTATTTCTTCGTGCTCGGCAGTGTCGGTTACACCGCCTTCAACGTGTTTCTCTACACGGCGCTGCAGCACACCTCGGCCATCAATGCCGCCGTCATCCAGGCCGGCATTCCCATGGTCATCTTCGTCCTGAACTTCATCCTGTTCCGCACCCGAGTGCTGTTCGGCCAGATCGCCGGCTTCTGCCTCACCATATCAGGCGTGGCGCTGCTCGCCTCGCATGGCGATCCGGTCTCGCTGCTGCAACTGGAAATGAATGCGGGCGACGCCATCATGCTGCTCGCCGTTTTGGTCTATGCCGTCTACACCGTCATCCTGCGTTGGAAACCCGCGGTCGACTGGCGCACGCTGATGGCGATCCCCGCCTTTTTCGCCCTCCTCACCTCGGTGCCGCTGGTCTTCTTTGAAATGTCGCGCGAAAGCCTGATCTGGCCGGATCAGAAAGGCTGGGTGCTGGTGGTCTATGCCGGTATTTTTGCTTCGCTCATCGCGCAGATTCTCTACATCAAGGGTGTGGAGCAGATCGGCGCCAACCGCGCCGGCCTCTTCATCAACCTCGTGCCGGTCTTCGGCACGCTGCTTTCGGTCCTCGTGCTCAGCGAAACCCTGCACACCTATCAGATCGCGGCGCTCTTCATGGCGCTTGCAGGCATTGCCGTGGCCGAACGAAAAAAATCGCCGGCTTCCTGA
- a CDS encoding VOC family protein, translating into MLNQIKGLHHVTSMAASARQNNGFFTDTLGLRRVKKTVNFDAPDVYHLYYGDEVGTPGSVMTYFPFPHIARGRPGTGEVGTTLFSVPEGSLGYWQDRLSKAGVDGLKSDDAFGNKRLHFAGPDGDGFALVEVRDDSRAQWTGNGVGEDQAIRGFQGASLRLRDEGATAELLKFMGYEEVDRQDGVLRLGMPGGNGADVIDIETMPNISGAKLGAGSVHHIAFAVENREKQLEVRKALMDTGYQVTPVIDRDYFWAIYFRTPGGVLFEVATNEPGFDRDEDTAHLGEALKLPTQHAHLRAVLEKQLEPLGDEKTV; encoded by the coding sequence ATGCTCAACCAGATAAAGGGTCTGCACCACGTCACGTCGATGGCGGCGAGTGCGCGCCAGAACAACGGCTTTTTCACTGACACACTCGGCCTGCGCCGGGTAAAGAAGACGGTCAATTTCGACGCGCCTGACGTCTATCATCTCTATTATGGCGATGAGGTCGGCACGCCCGGCTCCGTGATGACCTATTTCCCGTTCCCGCATATTGCCCGCGGCCGTCCCGGCACGGGTGAGGTGGGTACGACGCTGTTTTCCGTTCCGGAAGGATCGCTTGGCTACTGGCAGGATCGTCTTTCCAAGGCCGGAGTCGACGGCCTGAAATCGGACGACGCTTTCGGCAACAAGCGCCTGCATTTCGCCGGCCCTGACGGCGACGGTTTTGCGCTGGTCGAGGTCAGGGATGACAGTCGCGCGCAATGGACCGGCAATGGCGTCGGCGAGGATCAGGCGATCCGTGGTTTTCAAGGCGCTTCGCTGCGGCTTCGGGATGAAGGCGCGACCGCCGAACTCTTGAAATTCATGGGTTACGAGGAAGTGGACCGTCAGGACGGCGTGCTGCGTCTCGGTATGCCCGGCGGTAACGGTGCCGATGTCATCGATATCGAGACCATGCCGAATATATCAGGTGCGAAGCTGGGTGCCGGTTCCGTGCATCACATCGCTTTTGCGGTCGAAAACCGTGAAAAGCAGCTGGAAGTGCGCAAGGCCCTGATGGATACGGGTTACCAGGTGACGCCGGTCATCGACCGCGATTATTTCTGGGCAATCTATTTCCGCACGCCCGGCGGCGTGCTGTTCGAGGTGGCCACCAACGAGCCCGGTTTTGACCGCGACGAGGACACCGCCCATCTCGGCGAGGCGCTGAAACTGCCCACCCAACACGCGCATCTGCGCGCCGTGCTGGAAAAGCAGCTGGAACCGCTTGGGGACGAGAAGACGGTTTAA
- a CDS encoding transglutaminase-like cysteine peptidase: protein MLKKIIAAAICGIAIASMSTHADAAGAAGFARGFAAVEKSAVTAIGISAPGGFDGCVLAAGQCVSTIAAPLTVERREELLRVNRDVNATMGALDDYVSGFATDLPATPSASLGDCGDCAAIKRTALAGAGWSSNALRLAFTLQDDGSLEKVLVVTTDKGDIVLGNAHVSPASRETAL from the coding sequence ATGCTGAAGAAGATTATTGCTGCCGCCATCTGCGGAATTGCCATTGCTTCCATGTCCACCCATGCCGATGCGGCGGGTGCTGCCGGTTTTGCCCGTGGATTTGCCGCCGTCGAGAAGTCCGCCGTGACCGCAATCGGCATTTCGGCACCCGGCGGTTTTGATGGCTGCGTTCTTGCCGCCGGCCAGTGTGTGTCCACCATCGCCGCGCCGCTGACGGTCGAGCGCCGTGAGGAACTGCTGCGCGTCAACCGCGATGTGAACGCCACCATGGGCGCGCTCGATGATTATGTCTCCGGCTTTGCAACTGATCTTCCGGCAACGCCATCCGCAAGCCTCGGGGATTGCGGTGACTGCGCTGCGATCAAGCGCACGGCCCTTGCCGGCGCCGGCTGGTCTTCCAACGCATTGCGGCTTGCTTTCACACTTCAGGATGACGGATCGCTCGAAAAGGTGCTTGTTGTTACCACCGACAAGGGCGATATCGTCCTTGGCAACGCCCACGTCTCTCCGGCCAGCCGCGAAACCGCGCTCTGA
- a CDS encoding TrmH family RNA methyltransferase: protein MASEVNPLLDGRALIPIDDPADPRIAAFRDIRERDLTGRQGRFIAEGTVVLRMLAAAHKVGGAFAAESILILRNRLSGVADILADFPDDVPVYVAEAPVLDGIVGFHLHRGILALGRRVQDCGLVEMTAALPASSLVLVGCGISNHDNLGAMFRNGAAFYADAVLLDETCCDPLYRKALRVSVGSVLSVPYHRGGGAVEMLERLSGAGFAIWGLSPDGKTEIRDIPRSERMALVIGTEGEGLPQSVLSRFQTARIAQSPQLDSLNAGTASGLALYQMAGAMGRV, encoded by the coding sequence ATGGCCAGTGAGGTCAATCCTCTTCTGGACGGGCGGGCGCTGATCCCGATCGACGACCCGGCCGATCCGCGCATCGCCGCCTTTCGCGATATTCGCGAGCGCGATCTCACCGGCCGGCAGGGCCGCTTCATTGCGGAAGGCACGGTGGTGCTGCGCATGCTGGCCGCCGCCCATAAAGTGGGCGGGGCCTTTGCGGCGGAAAGCATCCTGATCCTGCGCAACCGGCTTTCCGGGGTTGCGGATATTCTCGCCGATTTCCCCGATGATGTTCCCGTTTATGTGGCTGAAGCGCCGGTGCTGGATGGTATCGTCGGTTTCCACCTGCATCGCGGCATTCTGGCGCTCGGGCGACGGGTTCAGGATTGCGGGCTCGTGGAGATGACGGCGGCGCTTCCCGCGTCTTCGCTGGTGCTGGTGGGCTGCGGCATTTCCAACCACGATAATCTCGGCGCGATGTTCCGCAACGGGGCGGCGTTTTATGCCGATGCGGTGCTGCTGGACGAGACGTGCTGCGATCCGCTCTATCGCAAGGCGCTCAGGGTTTCCGTGGGCTCGGTGCTGTCGGTTCCCTACCATCGCGGTGGCGGGGCGGTGGAGATGCTGGAGCGGCTCTCTGGGGCCGGATTTGCGATCTGGGGTCTTTCGCCTGACGGCAAGACGGAAATTCGCGACATTCCCCGCTCCGAGCGAATGGCGCTGGTGATCGGCACGGAAGGCGAGGGACTGCCGCAATCGGTGCTGTCTCGGTTTCAGACGGCGCGAATTGCGCAGTCGCCGCAGCTGGACAGTCTGAATGCGGGGACGGCTTCGGGGCTGGCGCTTTATCAGATGGCGGGGGCGATGGGGCGGGTTTAG